The Faecalibacter bovis genome includes the window TATTCCAACTTTTTCGGCTAATTCACGCATAGATGTTGCCGAATACCCTTTTTGTTTAAAAATAATGGCAGCTTCATTAATTATAAGTTCTTTCCTACTCTGTTTCGCCATATATTTTCAACTATCGATTATCAATAATACGGTTAAGTTTACCTCCATCACTTTGAGGTAAAGTACCATTTTGGTATAATTTAACACTCATACCTAAACCAATATTATCTTTGATTTTCTTTTGAATGTTAGAAACTAATTTTTTAACCTCATCTGGTGCACCACCGTTTAAATCATCAAATGGAATACCATAGTGATTGAAATAACTTGGATTAATTTCGATACCAACCTCAACTGCGTCCATATTTTTTGGACGAGTTAAAACTACTTGATAATTTACTGATAATTGTGGGAAATCTGGTAAAATATCCGCTACTTGTGTGTGGAAGAAATTTACACCTCTAATAATCATCATATCATCTGCACGACCAATGATTGGTCCCATTTTGATGTGAGTTCTTTTTTCAGAGTGTTCGTAAGTGATTGTAGTGATATCACCTGTCCAATAACGAACCATTGGCATTGCCTCTTTAGTTAAAGAAGTTAAAACTAATACACCTGGCTCACCGTATGGTAATGGTTCTCCTGTAAGTTTGTCTACAATTTCTGGGTAGAAATGATCTTCCCAAATATAGCTTCCAGTTCCTTGCTCTTCGAAATCTTCATTCGAAACTCCAGGACCTATAATTTCACTTAAACCATAAATATTAGAAGCTTTTAAGTTTAATCCTTGCTCAACTTCAGTACGTAAAGCTTCAGACCATGGTTCTGCTCCTAAAACAGCAACTTTTAAATTAAAATCTCTAATATCTTCTCCTCTTTTCTTTAATTCT containing:
- a CDS encoding phenylacetate--CoA ligase family protein; this encodes MIFNPEMELMPIEKLRTVQNERLVSTLQRAYNNIPFYKDLYDQAGVNLSEIKSVNDLHKLPFTKKNHLRDNYPFGMLAVPQTELSRVHCSSGTTGKPTVVAYTKNDIEVFSEVVARSLAAAGCRPGMKLQNAYGYGLFTGGIGIHYGAEKLGMAVVPISGGGTEKQIMLLKDFQAEALTATPSYALTIAEELKKRGEDIRDFNLKVAVLGAEPWSEALRTEVEQGLNLKASNIYGLSEIIGPGVSNEDFEEQGTGSYIWEDHFYPEIVDKLTGEPLPYGEPGVLVLTSLTKEAMPMVRYWTGDITTITYEHSEKRTHIKMGPIIGRADDMMIIRGVNFFHTQVADILPDFPQLSVNYQVVLTRPKNMDAVEVGIEINPSYFNHYGIPFDDLNGGAPDEVKKLVSNIQKKIKDNIGLGMSVKLYQNGTLPQSDGGKLNRIIDNR